A genome region from Setaria italica strain Yugu1 chromosome III, Setaria_italica_v2.0, whole genome shotgun sequence includes the following:
- the LOC101785617 gene encoding uncharacterized protein LOC101785617 yields MGDGRRAPAAGKPHHGDADDDPDELGVFAAERYFYGDDALWCGRSSSSLSSAFRTGTGTIEHDRSVPTPTAATSSSEASWNSRSALLPNEPPPADKLRAIASGAAGALAVEAEPPSGAESERTGRRRASSTSSNNLRRWLLGVAGCACAGGDGDGEESVSADEMEASGDVLGACGEKCNSDARRLSPRTELILEPAFEEAAAVTVRPGSGRWLLDGYRVLPGRDAFSPIEIAGHGHRRSANLVEMSTPAVLHPAATGPSYERRRVKSWEKFMPLGPATQQNSAFTIVAGNAPRTAGGGGGGSLGSEDDSAAPSELGCAYPPSEASVVWSVVTADGAASGNFSSAASGYYYHYFSCGEGGGSLRHAAAAKSDRRRKSGIATTTTSLLACMSDKAVNAVGPAQSVHRPEVEPAVAAARLGARGGSRNGHGGGYNDVIRRRVGR; encoded by the coding sequence ATGGGCGACGGACGcagagcgccggcggccggcaagCCGCATCACGGtgacgccgacgacgaccccGACGAGCTCGGGGTCTTCGCCGCCGAGCGCTACTTCTACGGGGACGACGCGCTGTGGTGCGggcgctcgtcgtcgtcgctgtcgTCCGCGTTCAGGACGGGGACCGGGACGATCGAGCACGACCGGTCCGTCCCCACGCCCACGGCGGCCACCAGCTCGTCGGAGGCCAGCTGGAACAGCCGCTCCGCGCTGCTGCCcaacgagccgccgccggctgaCAAGTTGCGCGCTAtcgccagcggcgccgccggcgctctgGCCGTCGAAGCGGAGCCGCCTTCCGGGGCGGAGAGTGAGCGCACCGGCCGCAGGCGCGCTTCGTCGACGTCGTCTAATAACCTGCGGCGGTGGCTTCTTGGCGTGGCCGGGTGCGCTTGTGCCGGGGgtgatggcgacggcgaggagtcGGTGAGTGCCGACGAAATGGAAGCCAGCGGCGACGTTCTCGGTGCTTGTGGCGAGAAATGTAACAGCGATGCGCGAAGGCTGTCTCCAAGAACAGAGTTGATCCTGGAGCCCGCGttcgaggaggccgccgcggtgACGGTGAGGCCTGGCAGCGGCAGATGGCTCCTCGACGGCTACAGGGTCCTCCCCGGAAGGGATGCGTTCTCTCCCATTGAGATCGCAGGGCACGGTCACCGCCGGTCCGCCAACTTGGTTGAGATGTCCACGCCGGCGGTCTTGCATCCCGCAGCGACAGGCCCCTCCTACGAGCGGCGGCGCGTCAAATCTTGGGAAAAGTTCATGCCGTTGGGCCCTGCGACGCAACAAAACTCCGCCTTCACAATCGTCGCCGGGAATGCTCCgcgcacggccggcggcggcggcggagggagcctTGGCTCCGAGGACGACAGCGCGGCCCCGAGCGAGCTCGGGTGCGCGTACCCGCCGAGCGAGGCGAGCGTCGTCTGGAGCGTGGTCACCGCGGACGGCGCGGCGTCTGGCAACTTCTCCAGCGCGGCGTCGGGGTACTACTACCACTACTTCAGCTGCGGCGAGGGCGGTGGCTCGTTGcggcacgccgccgcggcgaagagtgaccggaggaggaagagcgggatcgccaccaccaccaccagcctgCTGGCGTGCATGAGCGACAAGGCGGTCAACGCCGTCGGGCCCGCTCAGTCCGTTCACCGGCCGGAGGTCGAGCCGGCGGTTGCCGCCGCGAGGCTGGGAGCTCGTGGCGGCAGCCGGAACGGCCATGGTGGAGGGTACAACGACGTGATCCGCCGCCGGGTAGGTAGGTAG